A genomic segment from Nymphalis io chromosome 15, ilAglIoxx1.1, whole genome shotgun sequence encodes:
- the LOC126773662 gene encoding perilipin-4 isoform X24 yields the protein MFSGIAGAFRSIGEKTASLFERKKKDAEQIAQEKAAEAAHVVEEQVKKAGELVSGAEKTASDAANSAANAKHSAIDVIDKELSKVSIAAGEAKDAADKALADGKKVVDTTKDTISTTVDNTKKAAESAINTAKDTLSNVVQSTIDTTQSTIESGKTCAVSAKDSVVNTIQSTVDTTQKLGQAALEGGKSYATSAKDSAAGAIQNTVDGTKKSGQTAFTASKDYVASAKDKVASTIESTLDTSKNTAESTLDTSKQYATIAKETLVSNIQSTVDTTQKVTNSAIETGKDYAASAKDTVSNTLVGAQKNAESAFETNKSYVAGAKDKVASTFESTLDITEKTGQSALETGKSYATSAIDSVASSIQSTVDTTQKTAQSLVEPGKTYASSAKDSVASSIQSTVDTTQKTAQSLVDSGKTYASSAKDSVASSIQSTVDTTQKTAQSLVDSGKTYASSAKDTVADAVNNTVEVTKNIANSTTKTTKSYVDSAKDSGQNSYQSALDFSTSYAFSALHIGKSYLDSTKETVASTLDSTVKAVHSSVETGKSYVDTAKDTVASTVHSTVDSTKTVAASALDKGSALIEGVKDTVASTVNTTVDTTKNVAASAVDKGVSLVGTVKGTAASTVDATKNVAASVVDKSTSLIGSAKDNLASTILTTVDTTKNVAATAFDKGSSLVGSAKDTVASTVQSTVDTTKNVATSAVDKGASLVEAAKGTVASTIDTTKNVASSAVDKGFSLVGTAKDTVASTVNTTVETTKSVASSAVDKGSHLVGSAKDTVASTLDTTKNVASTAVDKGISFVGAAKDTVSSTVQNTLDSTKSVAGSVYDKSSSLVTGAKDIFTSKTEGAKDSAESSINNVKETAEKLDDTINATVDTTKKTAEEAKAQALKAAEDAKEKARLAAEAAKEEAKRAANAAVEESKKAAEKAAADASNAVHSTVDNTLKRVEDAADQGLKNAGQVVDAKIKDADKFLSEKRDALVTNFSSAAHDGAEGAAGLLSKGLAAFPK from the exons GCGCGTTCCGAAGCATCGGAGAGAAGACAGCGTCTCTCTTCGAGAGGAAGAAGAAAGATGCAGAACAAATCGCTCAGGAAAAAGCCGCAGAAGCCGCCCATGTTGTTGAAGAACAGGTTAAGAAGGCTGGAGAGCTCGTGAGTGGGGCTGAGAAGACGGCGTCTGATGCTGCTAACTCCG CTGCAAACGCGAAGCACTCGGCGATTGATGTGATAGATAAGGAATTATCAAAGGTTTCGATTGCTGCCGGTGAAGCTAAGGATGCTGCTGACAAAGCCTTAGCCGATGGGAAGAAGGTTGTCGACACTACTAAAG ATACAATTTCAACGACAGTAGATAATACGAAAAAGGCAGCTGAGTCAGCTATAAACACGGCTAAAG atACATTGTCAAATGTAGTTCAAAGCACAATAGATACTACACAATCTACCATAGAATCTGGAAAGACGTGCGCAGTTAGTGCTAAag ATTCAGTAGTGAACACTATTCAGAGCACTGTAGATACCACACAGAAATTAGGACAAGCCGCTCTTGAAGGTGGTAAATCCTACGCTACGAGTGCTAAAG atTCAGCTGCAGGTGCTATACAAAATACAGTAGATGGCACTAAAAAATCAGGCCAAACTGCATTCACAGCTAGCAAAGATTATGTTGCGTCTGCGAAAG ATAAAGTAGCTAGTACCATAGAAAGTACATTAGACACATCTAAGAATACAGCAGAATCTACTTTAGATACAAGCAAACAATATGCTACTATTGCAAAAG aaaCACTTGTAAGTAATATTCAAAGTACGGTAGACACAACACAAAAAGTAACCAATTCCGCTATTGAAACAGGCAAAGATTATGCAGCATCTGCAAAag atacagtatCGAACACTTTAGTAGGTGCACAAAAAAATGCCGAGTCAGCTTTCGAAACCAACAAATCTTATGTCGCTGGAGCAAAAG ATAAAGTAGCAAGTACATTCGAAAGTACATTAGATATTACAGAAAAAACAGGTCAATCTGCGCTTGAAACAGGGAAATCCTATGCCACAAGCGCAATAG ATTCTGTTGCAAGTAGTATACAAAGCACAGTTGACACAACACAAAAAACAGCACAGTCACTTGTTGAACCTGGTAAAACATACGCTTCTAGTGCTAaag attCTGTTGCTAGTAGTATTCAAAGCACAGTTGACACAACACAAAAAACAGCACAGTCACTTGTTGATTCTGGTAAAACATATGCTTCTAGTGCTAaag attCTGTTGCTAGTAGTATTCAAAGCACAGTTGACACAACACAAAAAACAGCACAGTCACTTGTTGATTCTGGTAAAACATATGCTTCTAGTGCTAAAG ATACTGTAGCAGATGCGGTTAATAATACTGTTGAAGTAACCAAAAATATTGCTAATTCAACAACAAAAACAACTAAATCGTATGTGGATAGCGCTAAAG ATTCAGGCCAAAACTCATATCAATCTGCATTGGATTTCTCGACGAGTTACGCATTTTCTGCTTTACATATCGGAAAATCTTATCTAGATAGCACTAAAG AAACAGTAGCAAGTACATTAGATAGTACAGTGAAAGCTGTTCACAGTTCTGTTGAAACAGGAAAATCTTACGTGGATACTGCCAAAG ATACCGTAGCAAGCACCGTTCATTCAACTGTTGATAGTACTAAAACTGTAGCGGCATCAGCGCTTGATAAAGGCTCAGCTTTGATAGAAGGCGTTAAAG ATACAGTAGCCAGTACTGTGAATACAACAGTAGACACAACAAAAAATGTAGCCGCATCCGCTGTAGATAAGGGAGTTTCACTAGTAGGAACTGTAAAAG GTACAGCTGCAAGTACTGTAGATGCAACTAAAAATGTTGCGGCATCTGTTGTTGATAAGAGCACATCACTCATAGGAAGCGCTAAAG ATAATCTAGCAAGCACCATACTCACGACAGTAGATACCACTAAAAATGTAGCAGCCACCGCTTTCGATAAAGGCTCATCACTAGTAGGATCAGCCAAAG ATACTGTAGCAAGCACTGTGCAATCCACTGTCGATACAACTAAAAACGTTGCAACATCTGCTGTCGATAAAGGCGCTTCATTAGTAGAGGCTGCTAAAG GAACCGTGGCAAGCACAATTGACACGACGAAAAATGTCGCATCATCCGCAGTAGATAAAGGTTTTTCTTTAGTTGGCACTGCTAAAG ACACCGTAGCGAGCACTGTTAATACTACTGTAGAGACAACTAAGAGTGTAGCGTCATCAGCTGTCGATAAAGGATCACATCTTGTAGGATCTGCTAAAG ATACTGTAGCAAGTACATTAGATACAACAAAAAATGTTGCCTCAACTGCTGTAGACAAAGGCATATCGTTTGTCGGTGCCGCTAAAG ataccGTATCAAGTACAGTTCAAAATACATTAGACTCAACTAAGAGTGTAGCTGGATCTGTTTATGATAAGAGCTCTTCACTTGTGACCGGCGCCAAAG ATATATTCACAAGCAAGACCGAAGGTGCAAAAGATTCTGCCGAATCgtcaataaataatgttaaggaAACCGCAGAGAAATTAGACG acACGATCAACGCTACGGTAGACACGACGAAGAAGACTGCAGAAGAAGCCAAGGCTCAGGCTTTGAAAGCCGCTGAAGATGCTAAGGAGAAGGCTAGATTAGCTGCTGAGGCTGCTAAAGAGGAGGCAAAGAGGGCTGCAA aTGCTGCCGTTGAAGAGTCTAAGAAAGCTGCCGAGAAGGCGGCGGCGGATGCCAGTAACGCCGTACATAGCACGGTTGACAACACCTTGAAGAGAGTAGAGGATGCCGCTGACCAGGGCTTGAAGAACGCGGGACAAGTAGTCGACGCTAAAATCAAGGACGCCGACAAGTTCTTGAGCGAAAAACGTGACGCG CTGGTAACAAACTTCTCGAGTGCGGCGCACGACGGAGCTGAGGGTGCTGCGGGCTTGCTCAGCAAGGGGCTGGCTGCTTTCCCCAAATAA
- the LOC126773662 gene encoding perilipin-4 isoform X11, translated as MFSGIAGAFRSIGEKTASLFERKKKDAEQIAQEKAAEAAHVVEEQVKKAGELVSGAEKTASDAANSAANAKHSAIDVIDKELSKVSIAAGEAKDAADKALADGKKVVDTTKDTISTTVDNTKKAAESAINTAKDTLSNVVQSTIDTTQSTIESGKTCAVSAKDSVVNTIQSTVDTTQKLGQAALEGGKSYATSAKDSAAGAIQNTVDGTKKSGQTAFTASKDYVASAKDKVASTIESTLDTSKNTAESTLDTSKQYATIAKETLVSNIQSTVDTTQKVTNSAIETGKDYAASAKDTVSNTLVGAQKNAESAFETNKSYVAGAKDKVASTFESTLDITEKTGQSALETGKSYATSAIDSVASSIQSTVDTTQKTAQSLVEPGKTYASSAKDSVASSIQSTVDTTQKTAQSLVDSGKTYASSAKDSVASSIQSTVDTTQKTAQSLVEPGKTYASSAKDSVASSIQSTVDTTQKTAQSLVDSGKTYASSAKDTVADAVNNTVEVTKNIANSTTKTTKSYVDSAKDSGQNSYQSALDFSTSYAFSALHIGKSYLDSTKETVASTLDSTVKAVHSSVETGKSYVDTAKDTVASTVHSTVDSTKTVAASALDKGSALIEGVKDTVASTVNTTVDTTKNVAASAVDKGVSLVGTVKGTAASTVDATKNVAASVVDKSTSLIGSAKDNLASTILTTVDTTKNVAATAFDKGSSLVGSAKDTVASTVQSTVDTTKNVATSAVDKGASLVEAAKGTVASTIDTTKNVASSAVDKGFSLVGTAKDTVASTVNTTVETTKSVASSAVDKGSHLVGSAKDTVASTLDTTKNVASTAVDKGISFVGAAKDTVSSTVQNTLDSTKSVAGSVYDKSSSLVTGAKDIFTSKTEGAKDSAESSINNVKETAEKLDDTINATVDTTKKTAEEAKAQALKAAEDAKEKARLAAEAAKEEAKRAANAAVEESKKAAEKAAADASNAVHSTVDNTLKRVEDAADQGLKNAGQVVDAKIKDADKFLSEKRDALVTNFSSAAHDGAEGAAGLLSKGLAAFPK; from the exons GCGCGTTCCGAAGCATCGGAGAGAAGACAGCGTCTCTCTTCGAGAGGAAGAAGAAAGATGCAGAACAAATCGCTCAGGAAAAAGCCGCAGAAGCCGCCCATGTTGTTGAAGAACAGGTTAAGAAGGCTGGAGAGCTCGTGAGTGGGGCTGAGAAGACGGCGTCTGATGCTGCTAACTCCG CTGCAAACGCGAAGCACTCGGCGATTGATGTGATAGATAAGGAATTATCAAAGGTTTCGATTGCTGCCGGTGAAGCTAAGGATGCTGCTGACAAAGCCTTAGCCGATGGGAAGAAGGTTGTCGACACTACTAAAG ATACAATTTCAACGACAGTAGATAATACGAAAAAGGCAGCTGAGTCAGCTATAAACACGGCTAAAG atACATTGTCAAATGTAGTTCAAAGCACAATAGATACTACACAATCTACCATAGAATCTGGAAAGACGTGCGCAGTTAGTGCTAAag ATTCAGTAGTGAACACTATTCAGAGCACTGTAGATACCACACAGAAATTAGGACAAGCCGCTCTTGAAGGTGGTAAATCCTACGCTACGAGTGCTAAAG atTCAGCTGCAGGTGCTATACAAAATACAGTAGATGGCACTAAAAAATCAGGCCAAACTGCATTCACAGCTAGCAAAGATTATGTTGCGTCTGCGAAAG ATAAAGTAGCTAGTACCATAGAAAGTACATTAGACACATCTAAGAATACAGCAGAATCTACTTTAGATACAAGCAAACAATATGCTACTATTGCAAAAG aaaCACTTGTAAGTAATATTCAAAGTACGGTAGACACAACACAAAAAGTAACCAATTCCGCTATTGAAACAGGCAAAGATTATGCAGCATCTGCAAAag atacagtatCGAACACTTTAGTAGGTGCACAAAAAAATGCCGAGTCAGCTTTCGAAACCAACAAATCTTATGTCGCTGGAGCAAAAG ATAAAGTAGCAAGTACATTCGAAAGTACATTAGATATTACAGAAAAAACAGGTCAATCTGCGCTTGAAACAGGGAAATCCTATGCCACAAGCGCAATAG ATTCTGTTGCAAGTAGTATACAAAGCACAGTTGACACAACACAAAAAACAGCACAGTCACTTGTTGAACCTGGTAAAACATACGCTTCTAGTGCTAaag attCTGTTGCTAGTAGTATTCAAAGCACAGTTGACACAACACAAAAAACAGCACAGTCACTTGTTGATTCTGGTAAAACATATGCTTCTAGTGCTAaag attCTGTTGCTAGTAGTATTCAAAGCACAGTTGACACAACACAAAAAACAGCACAGTCACTTGTTGAACCTGGTAAAACATACGCTTCTAGTGCTAaag attCTGTTGCTAGTAGTATTCAAAGCACAGTTGACACAACACAAAAAACAGCACAGTCACTTGTTGATTCTGGTAAAACATATGCTTCTAGTGCTAAAG ATACTGTAGCAGATGCGGTTAATAATACTGTTGAAGTAACCAAAAATATTGCTAATTCAACAACAAAAACAACTAAATCGTATGTGGATAGCGCTAAAG ATTCAGGCCAAAACTCATATCAATCTGCATTGGATTTCTCGACGAGTTACGCATTTTCTGCTTTACATATCGGAAAATCTTATCTAGATAGCACTAAAG AAACAGTAGCAAGTACATTAGATAGTACAGTGAAAGCTGTTCACAGTTCTGTTGAAACAGGAAAATCTTACGTGGATACTGCCAAAG ATACCGTAGCAAGCACCGTTCATTCAACTGTTGATAGTACTAAAACTGTAGCGGCATCAGCGCTTGATAAAGGCTCAGCTTTGATAGAAGGCGTTAAAG ATACAGTAGCCAGTACTGTGAATACAACAGTAGACACAACAAAAAATGTAGCCGCATCCGCTGTAGATAAGGGAGTTTCACTAGTAGGAACTGTAAAAG GTACAGCTGCAAGTACTGTAGATGCAACTAAAAATGTTGCGGCATCTGTTGTTGATAAGAGCACATCACTCATAGGAAGCGCTAAAG ATAATCTAGCAAGCACCATACTCACGACAGTAGATACCACTAAAAATGTAGCAGCCACCGCTTTCGATAAAGGCTCATCACTAGTAGGATCAGCCAAAG ATACTGTAGCAAGCACTGTGCAATCCACTGTCGATACAACTAAAAACGTTGCAACATCTGCTGTCGATAAAGGCGCTTCATTAGTAGAGGCTGCTAAAG GAACCGTGGCAAGCACAATTGACACGACGAAAAATGTCGCATCATCCGCAGTAGATAAAGGTTTTTCTTTAGTTGGCACTGCTAAAG ACACCGTAGCGAGCACTGTTAATACTACTGTAGAGACAACTAAGAGTGTAGCGTCATCAGCTGTCGATAAAGGATCACATCTTGTAGGATCTGCTAAAG ATACTGTAGCAAGTACATTAGATACAACAAAAAATGTTGCCTCAACTGCTGTAGACAAAGGCATATCGTTTGTCGGTGCCGCTAAAG ataccGTATCAAGTACAGTTCAAAATACATTAGACTCAACTAAGAGTGTAGCTGGATCTGTTTATGATAAGAGCTCTTCACTTGTGACCGGCGCCAAAG ATATATTCACAAGCAAGACCGAAGGTGCAAAAGATTCTGCCGAATCgtcaataaataatgttaaggaAACCGCAGAGAAATTAGACG acACGATCAACGCTACGGTAGACACGACGAAGAAGACTGCAGAAGAAGCCAAGGCTCAGGCTTTGAAAGCCGCTGAAGATGCTAAGGAGAAGGCTAGATTAGCTGCTGAGGCTGCTAAAGAGGAGGCAAAGAGGGCTGCAA aTGCTGCCGTTGAAGAGTCTAAGAAAGCTGCCGAGAAGGCGGCGGCGGATGCCAGTAACGCCGTACATAGCACGGTTGACAACACCTTGAAGAGAGTAGAGGATGCCGCTGACCAGGGCTTGAAGAACGCGGGACAAGTAGTCGACGCTAAAATCAAGGACGCCGACAAGTTCTTGAGCGAAAAACGTGACGCG CTGGTAACAAACTTCTCGAGTGCGGCGCACGACGGAGCTGAGGGTGCTGCGGGCTTGCTCAGCAAGGGGCTGGCTGCTTTCCCCAAATAA
- the LOC126773662 gene encoding perilipin-4 isoform X8 produces the protein MFSGIAGAFRSIGEKTASLFERKKKDAEQIAQEKAAEAAHVVEEQVKKAGELVSGAEKTASDAANSAANAKHSAIDVIDKELSKVSIAAGEAKDAADKALADGKKVVDTTKDTISTTVDNTKKAAESAINTAKDTLSNVVQSTIDTTQSTIESGKTCAVSAKDSVVNTIQSTVDTTQKLGQAALEGGKSYATSAKDSAAGAIQNTVDGTKKSGQTAFTASKDYVASAKDKVASTIESTLDTSKNTAESTLDTSKQYATIAKETLVSNIQSTVDTTQKVTNSAIETGKDYAASAKDTVSNTLVGAQKNAESAFETNKSYVAGAKDKVASTFESTLDITEKTGQSALETGKSYATSAIDSVASSIQSTVDTTQKTAQSLVEPGKTYASSAKDSVASSIQSTVDTTQKTAQSLVEPGKTYASSAKDSVASSIQSTVDTTQKTAQSLVDSGKTYASSAKDSVASSIQSTVDTTQKTAQSLVDSGKTYASSAKDTVADAVNNTVEVTKNIANSTTKTTKSYVDSAKDSGQNSYQSALDFSTSYAFSALHIGKSYLDSTKETVASTLDSTVKAVHSSVETGKSYVDTAKDTVASTVHSTVDSTKTVAASALDKGSALIEGVKDTVASTVNTTVDTTKNVAASAVDKGVSLVGTVKGTAASTVDATKNVAASVVDKSTSLIGSAKDNLASTILTTVDTTKNVAATAFDKGSSLVGSAKDTVASTVQSTVDTTKNVATSAVDKGASLVEAAKGTVASTIDTTKNVASSAVDKGFSLVGTAKDTVASTVNTTVETTKSVASSAVDKGSHLVGSAKDTVASTLDTTKNVASTAVDKGISFVGAAKDTVSSTVQNTLDSTKSVAGSVYDKSSSLVTGAKDIFTSKTEGAKDSAESSINNVKETAEKLDDTINATVDTTKKTAEEAKAQALKAAEDAKEKARLAAEAAKEEAKRAANAAVEESKKAAEKAAADASNAVHSTVDNTLKRVEDAADQGLKNAGQVVDAKIKDADKFLSEKRDALVTNFSSAAHDGAEGAAGLLSKGLAAFPK, from the exons GCGCGTTCCGAAGCATCGGAGAGAAGACAGCGTCTCTCTTCGAGAGGAAGAAGAAAGATGCAGAACAAATCGCTCAGGAAAAAGCCGCAGAAGCCGCCCATGTTGTTGAAGAACAGGTTAAGAAGGCTGGAGAGCTCGTGAGTGGGGCTGAGAAGACGGCGTCTGATGCTGCTAACTCCG CTGCAAACGCGAAGCACTCGGCGATTGATGTGATAGATAAGGAATTATCAAAGGTTTCGATTGCTGCCGGTGAAGCTAAGGATGCTGCTGACAAAGCCTTAGCCGATGGGAAGAAGGTTGTCGACACTACTAAAG ATACAATTTCAACGACAGTAGATAATACGAAAAAGGCAGCTGAGTCAGCTATAAACACGGCTAAAG atACATTGTCAAATGTAGTTCAAAGCACAATAGATACTACACAATCTACCATAGAATCTGGAAAGACGTGCGCAGTTAGTGCTAAag ATTCAGTAGTGAACACTATTCAGAGCACTGTAGATACCACACAGAAATTAGGACAAGCCGCTCTTGAAGGTGGTAAATCCTACGCTACGAGTGCTAAAG atTCAGCTGCAGGTGCTATACAAAATACAGTAGATGGCACTAAAAAATCAGGCCAAACTGCATTCACAGCTAGCAAAGATTATGTTGCGTCTGCGAAAG ATAAAGTAGCTAGTACCATAGAAAGTACATTAGACACATCTAAGAATACAGCAGAATCTACTTTAGATACAAGCAAACAATATGCTACTATTGCAAAAG aaaCACTTGTAAGTAATATTCAAAGTACGGTAGACACAACACAAAAAGTAACCAATTCCGCTATTGAAACAGGCAAAGATTATGCAGCATCTGCAAAag atacagtatCGAACACTTTAGTAGGTGCACAAAAAAATGCCGAGTCAGCTTTCGAAACCAACAAATCTTATGTCGCTGGAGCAAAAG ATAAAGTAGCAAGTACATTCGAAAGTACATTAGATATTACAGAAAAAACAGGTCAATCTGCGCTTGAAACAGGGAAATCCTATGCCACAAGCGCAATAG ATTCTGTTGCAAGTAGTATACAAAGCACAGTTGACACAACACAAAAAACAGCACAGTCACTTGTTGAACCTGGTAAAACATACGCTTCTAGTGCTAaag attCTGTTGCTAGTAGTATACAAAGCACAGTTGACACAACACAAAAAACAGCACAGTCACTTGTTGAACCTGGTAAAACATACGCTTCTAGTGCTAaag attCTGTTGCTAGTAGTATTCAAAGCACAGTTGACACAACACAAAAAACAGCACAGTCACTTGTTGATTCTGGTAAAACATATGCTTCTAGTGCTAaag attCTGTTGCTAGTAGTATTCAAAGCACAGTTGACACAACACAAAAAACAGCACAGTCACTTGTTGATTCTGGTAAAACATATGCTTCTAGTGCTAAAG ATACTGTAGCAGATGCGGTTAATAATACTGTTGAAGTAACCAAAAATATTGCTAATTCAACAACAAAAACAACTAAATCGTATGTGGATAGCGCTAAAG ATTCAGGCCAAAACTCATATCAATCTGCATTGGATTTCTCGACGAGTTACGCATTTTCTGCTTTACATATCGGAAAATCTTATCTAGATAGCACTAAAG AAACAGTAGCAAGTACATTAGATAGTACAGTGAAAGCTGTTCACAGTTCTGTTGAAACAGGAAAATCTTACGTGGATACTGCCAAAG ATACCGTAGCAAGCACCGTTCATTCAACTGTTGATAGTACTAAAACTGTAGCGGCATCAGCGCTTGATAAAGGCTCAGCTTTGATAGAAGGCGTTAAAG ATACAGTAGCCAGTACTGTGAATACAACAGTAGACACAACAAAAAATGTAGCCGCATCCGCTGTAGATAAGGGAGTTTCACTAGTAGGAACTGTAAAAG GTACAGCTGCAAGTACTGTAGATGCAACTAAAAATGTTGCGGCATCTGTTGTTGATAAGAGCACATCACTCATAGGAAGCGCTAAAG ATAATCTAGCAAGCACCATACTCACGACAGTAGATACCACTAAAAATGTAGCAGCCACCGCTTTCGATAAAGGCTCATCACTAGTAGGATCAGCCAAAG ATACTGTAGCAAGCACTGTGCAATCCACTGTCGATACAACTAAAAACGTTGCAACATCTGCTGTCGATAAAGGCGCTTCATTAGTAGAGGCTGCTAAAG GAACCGTGGCAAGCACAATTGACACGACGAAAAATGTCGCATCATCCGCAGTAGATAAAGGTTTTTCTTTAGTTGGCACTGCTAAAG ACACCGTAGCGAGCACTGTTAATACTACTGTAGAGACAACTAAGAGTGTAGCGTCATCAGCTGTCGATAAAGGATCACATCTTGTAGGATCTGCTAAAG ATACTGTAGCAAGTACATTAGATACAACAAAAAATGTTGCCTCAACTGCTGTAGACAAAGGCATATCGTTTGTCGGTGCCGCTAAAG ataccGTATCAAGTACAGTTCAAAATACATTAGACTCAACTAAGAGTGTAGCTGGATCTGTTTATGATAAGAGCTCTTCACTTGTGACCGGCGCCAAAG ATATATTCACAAGCAAGACCGAAGGTGCAAAAGATTCTGCCGAATCgtcaataaataatgttaaggaAACCGCAGAGAAATTAGACG acACGATCAACGCTACGGTAGACACGACGAAGAAGACTGCAGAAGAAGCCAAGGCTCAGGCTTTGAAAGCCGCTGAAGATGCTAAGGAGAAGGCTAGATTAGCTGCTGAGGCTGCTAAAGAGGAGGCAAAGAGGGCTGCAA aTGCTGCCGTTGAAGAGTCTAAGAAAGCTGCCGAGAAGGCGGCGGCGGATGCCAGTAACGCCGTACATAGCACGGTTGACAACACCTTGAAGAGAGTAGAGGATGCCGCTGACCAGGGCTTGAAGAACGCGGGACAAGTAGTCGACGCTAAAATCAAGGACGCCGACAAGTTCTTGAGCGAAAAACGTGACGCG CTGGTAACAAACTTCTCGAGTGCGGCGCACGACGGAGCTGAGGGTGCTGCGGGCTTGCTCAGCAAGGGGCTGGCTGCTTTCCCCAAATAA